The Podospora bellae-mahoneyi strain CBS 112042 chromosome 7, whole genome shotgun sequence genomic sequence ccccctccttcccatccaagGGCCTTCTCAATCACAGCATCCCTTTTGATACCTCAtccttcctttcctcccACAAGGTCTTCCCCGTGCAGGAGCAAACAGTCTTATCATTATCCCAAATTCCGGCACTCCTCGCAATGATCCCAACCACGGTGTTCTCATCATTGGTCAGGGGCTTCCCCTCGTCGCTCTCGTCATTGGGCGAGATAACCAGAGCGTGGCCGATGACCTCCCACACctggaaggggtggttgaggaagacggtTCCCCGTCCGTCTGATCCTATCTCTACCGTACCCAGGATTCCACGAGGGGTGGTAGGTTTTGTTTCGCTGTCAGCAGTtgacgtggtggtggtcccgCTCCAGATGGGGCCCGCAGAGGTGACCCCGTCCTGGAGGTTTCCATAGGCGCGGATGGTGGCCCGGTATTTTCCTGGTGAGAGGCCGCGGATGGTGAGGTCGACGACTGTTTCTGTAGGGCTTACTTGGACCATCCTGGCGAGGCCGCGGACAAGGCGTTGGTTGATCCAGCTGCCGGCTGGCTTGCTGGctgaggcggaggcggcggcttcTTGGACGGAGCGGCGGTAGTAGGTTTCTAGGATGCTTACTGCCGCACCTGGAAAGATGTGCGTGTGAGAAACttgaggcggggagggataggtatgagaagaaaggggggggcTTACTGTTTGAAGCTCCTGATCCGCGGAGGATGGCATCACGTCCGG encodes the following:
- the CCS1 gene encoding copper chaperone (COG:P; EggNog:ENOG503NZHY); this translates as MPPIPKFSFTKPIAYSLSGIALLASAGTYTYRRQLLHLQQQQRQRSQSPIFPGNKSPNSPIVSAATASSLKMAITTPFQTLFAVPMHCESCAKDISQALFKVCGITKVEPDVKEQLVTIEGTAPPSAIVDAIQATGRDAILRGSGASNSAAVSILETYYRRSVQEAAASASASKPAGSWINQRLVRGLARMVQVSPTETVVDLTIRGLSPGKYRATIRAYGNLQDGVTSAGPIWSGTTTTSTADSETKPTTPRGILGTVEIGSDGRGTVFLNHPFQVWEVIGHALVISPNDESDEGKPLTNDENTVVGIIARSAGIWDNDKTVCSCTGKTLWEERKDEVSKGML